One Kangiella geojedonensis DNA segment encodes these proteins:
- a CDS encoding TetR/AcrR family transcriptional regulator, with the protein MSKQHQILEAAIRLFVERGLQGSSMALVAKEAEVATGSVYNYFEGKEHLINECFLHVKRSEVEFLLEHYDAEASFEDRFKTVYTKIIQFMMENCSYFRFLHLYAFSPVITQETREKLFPLYETFFKLYEGAYEAGVIRSPDAPEQHLSIYGGMSFLMHYYYVNGVEITEERIQSMVDFAWSALSTPTHNTATQQAQG; encoded by the coding sequence ATGTCCAAACAGCACCAAATCCTCGAGGCAGCCATTCGTTTATTTGTCGAACGGGGTCTTCAAGGCTCTTCTATGGCACTGGTTGCGAAAGAAGCTGAGGTCGCGACAGGGAGTGTTTACAACTACTTTGAAGGCAAAGAACACCTGATAAACGAGTGTTTCCTCCACGTAAAGCGCAGTGAAGTCGAGTTTTTGCTCGAGCATTATGACGCTGAGGCTAGTTTTGAGGACCGCTTTAAAACGGTTTATACCAAAATAATCCAGTTTATGATGGAGAACTGCTCCTATTTCAGGTTCTTGCATTTATATGCCTTCTCACCCGTGATCACGCAAGAAACACGAGAAAAGCTTTTCCCTCTGTACGAGACATTCTTCAAACTCTATGAAGGTGCGTATGAGGCCGGCGTGATCCGCTCACCCGATGCCCCAGAACAGCATCTATCAATTTATGGTGGTATGAGCTTCTTGATGCATTACTACTACGTCAATGGCGTAGAGATTACCGAAGAACGAATTCAATCAATGGTCGACTTTGCCTGGTCTGCGCTGAGTACCCCTACTCACAACACCGCTACGCAACAGGCTCAAGGATAA